From the genome of Spinacia oleracea cultivar Varoflay chromosome 2, BTI_SOV_V1, whole genome shotgun sequence, one region includes:
- the LOC110785082 gene encoding protein yippee-like At4g27745, producing MADEVVSRSYCCFVCRNYVAEHDDIVSKSFQAHTGRAYLFSHAVNIVTGPKEDRHLLTGLHTVADVSCSDCGETLGWKYLKAYEPSQKYKEGKVVLEKYKIVKDFC from the exons ATGGCAGATGAAGTTGTATCAAGGTCTTATTGCTGTTTCGTATGTCGAAATTACGTTGCTGAGCATGATGACATAGTCTCTAAATCTTTCCAG GCACATACAGGGAGGGCCTATTTGTTCTCCCATGCAGTGAATATAGTTACAGGGCCAAAGGAAGACAGACATCTCCTCACAGGCCTTCACACAGTTGCTGATGTTTCGTGCTCCGACTGCGGCGAGACGCTTGGCTGGAAGTATCTCAAAGCTTATGAGCCATCACAGAAATACAAGGAAGGCAAAGTTGTGCTTGAAAAATACAAGATTGTTAAGGATTTCTGCTAG
- the LOC110786611 gene encoding calcium-binding protein KIC-like: MENCNNGSTVITEYEDLLPVMADKLDVETFVSELCGGFRLLADPEKRMITSESLRKNSALLGMGEMSSEDAAAMVREGDLDRDGMLNEKEFCILMVRLSPGMMEDAEMWLDKALQQELRSPSV; encoded by the coding sequence ATGGAAAATTGTAACAATGGATCTACAGTTATTACTGAATATGAAGATCTATTACCAGTGATGGCTGACAAGCTCGATGTCGAGACGTTTGTATCGGAGCTTTGTGGTGGGTTTAGGCTGTTAGCTGACCCCGAGAAACGGATGATCACGTCCGAGAGTTTGAGGAAGAACTCGGCTTTGCTTGGAATGGGAGAGATGAGTAGTGAAGACGCGGCAGCTATGGTGAGAGAAGGTGATCTTGATAGAGATGGGATGCTCAATGAGAAAGAGTTTTGTATTCTGATGGTCAGGCTCAGTCCTGGGATGATGGAAGATGCAGAAATGTGGCTTGATAAAGCACTTCAACAGGAACTTCGATCACCATCTGTTTAG
- the LOC110786595 gene encoding serine/arginine-rich splicing factor RS31 has translation MRPVFVGNFEYDTRQNDLERLFSKYGRVDRVDMKSGFAFVYFVDERDADDAIRALDNVPFGHDKRRLSVEWARGERGKARDGSKGTSQRVTKTLFVINFDQIRTRDRDLERHFEPYGKILSVRIRRNFAFVQFETQEDATKALECTNMSKLLDRVISVEYALRDDDERDDRRAPRGSPRGYGRSPLRRSPSPHFRRNRPSPDYGRPRSPVYDRYDGPAYERRRSPDYIRYRSRSPIRRSRT, from the exons ATGAGGCCTGTTTTCGTCGGGAATTTTGAGTATGATACTCGTCAAAATGATCTCGAGCGACTTTTCTCCAAGTACGGCAGAGTTGATCGCGTTGATATGAAATCTG GGTTTGCTTTTGTTTACTTCGTTGATGAGCGTGATGCGGACGATGCCATTCGTGCTCTAGACAATGTTCCGTTTGGCCATGACAAACGCAGGCTGTCAGTGGAGTGGGCCAGG GGTGAAAGGGGCAAGGCCCGTGATGGATCCAAGGGAACAAGTCAGAGAGTTACTAAGACCTTATTTGTCATAAACTTTGATCAAATAAGAACACGTGACCGGGATCTAGAGAGACACTTTGAACCTTATGGAAAGATTTTGAGCGTCCGAATTCGGCGGAACTTTGCATTTGTGCAGTTTGAAACTCAGGAAGATGCAACTAAGGCTCTTGAATGCACCAACATGAG CAAGCTGTTGGACAGGGTAATCTCAGTTGAATATGCCCTCCGTGATGACGACGAAAGAGATGACAGGCGTGCGCCGCGTGGCAGTCCAAGAGGTTATGGCCGGAGTCCTCTGCGTCGCTCACCAAGTCCACATTTTCGTCGCAATCGGCCAAGTCCTGACTATGGTCGACCTCGTAGCCCTGTTTATGATCGATATGATGGTCCAGCTTACGAGAGGCGTCGTAGTCCTGATTATATTCGATACCGCAG CCGATCACCAATTCGGAGGTCAAGAACTTGA